One window of Acidobacteriota bacterium genomic DNA carries:
- the hemG gene encoding protoporphyrinogen oxidase, producing the protein MDVVIVGGGICGLATAHFLSRSLSVQDSRLPSVCLVEGSPRFGGKVLSERFDGFLVEGGPDSFLRQKSDALELVDELGLADQLVPSNDHKRRVFLVRQGRLVPLPEGLQMMVPTRWKPFFQSPLLSVAGRLRVALEPWIPARRATTDESLASFVRRRFGREALATLAEPQLAAIYLGDSERLSLEATFPSFAQLERSHGSLVRGLRRRPGAPPRLAGIHLSTPGSPPPEPMFWSLREGVGSLTEALERRLQQAGVTLSTGQPVTAIERLRAGWRVHRDGAPSLDADAVVLAVPAAVAARLAASGNPALAEGLGELRAVSAAVVSLGYRELDLPRPLDGFGFFVPAQEGRRIVASTWTSTKFDHRAPAGHVLLRMFVGGLRGEQWAELPEGDLLALARAELGDLLGLTAEPVMARIHRWPQGYPQYEVGHRQRVTELTRRAEPGLYLAGSAFHGVGLSDCVASAAATAKAIRHSPR; encoded by the coding sequence ATGGATGTCGTTATTGTCGGAGGCGGAATCTGCGGCCTCGCGACCGCTCACTTCCTCTCCCGCAGCCTTTCCGTTCAGGACTCTCGCCTTCCAAGCGTTTGCCTCGTCGAAGGGTCGCCGCGCTTTGGCGGCAAGGTGCTTTCGGAACGCTTTGACGGGTTCCTTGTCGAAGGCGGCCCGGACTCGTTCTTGCGCCAGAAGTCCGATGCCCTCGAACTGGTAGATGAGCTTGGCCTGGCGGACCAACTTGTGCCGAGCAACGACCACAAGAGGCGCGTGTTCCTAGTTCGCCAGGGCCGGCTGGTGCCGCTGCCGGAAGGACTCCAGATGATGGTGCCGACCCGCTGGAAACCGTTTTTCCAGTCGCCCTTGTTGTCCGTTGCCGGACGCCTGCGGGTCGCCCTGGAACCGTGGATTCCGGCCCGCCGGGCAACGACCGATGAGAGCCTGGCGAGCTTTGTCCGCCGGCGCTTCGGCCGTGAAGCCCTCGCTACTTTGGCGGAGCCGCAGTTGGCGGCGATCTACCTCGGCGACTCGGAGCGCCTGAGCCTGGAGGCCACCTTCCCGAGTTTTGCGCAGCTCGAACGCAGCCACGGCAGCTTGGTCCGCGGCCTCCGGCGCCGCCCGGGGGCACCACCGAGGCTTGCAGGCATCCACCTCTCCACACCAGGCTCACCGCCGCCGGAGCCGATGTTTTGGTCTCTGCGCGAGGGCGTCGGCAGTCTCACCGAGGCACTCGAACGCAGGCTGCAGCAGGCGGGAGTGACCCTCTCGACGGGTCAGCCGGTGACCGCAATCGAGCGCCTCCGCGCCGGCTGGCGGGTGCATCGTGACGGAGCGCCTTCCCTCGACGCCGACGCGGTGGTGCTGGCGGTTCCGGCCGCCGTCGCCGCTCGTCTGGCGGCCTCCGGGAACCCGGCCCTAGCTGAGGGCCTCGGAGAGCTGCGCGCGGTGTCCGCGGCGGTGGTTTCCCTCGGCTATCGCGAGCTGGACCTGCCGCGCCCGCTCGATGGATTCGGCTTCTTCGTGCCGGCCCAGGAAGGCCGGCGGATCGTCGCTTCGACCTGGACCTCCACAAAGTTCGATCATCGGGCGCCGGCCGGCCATGTCTTGCTGCGGATGTTCGTTGGCGGACTCCGTGGCGAGCAGTGGGCCGAGCTGCCAGAGGGCGACCTGCTGGCTCTCGCGAGAGCCGAACTAGGGGATCTCCTCGGCCTCACCGCCGAGCCGGTGATGGCGCGAATCCATCGCTGGCCGCAGGGTTACCCGCAGTACGAAGTCGGCCACCGACAGCGGGTGACGGAACTCACCCGGCGCGCCGAGCCGGGCCTCTATCTCGCCGGCAGCGCCTTCCACGGAGTGGGCCTTTCGGACTGCGTCGCGAGCGCCGCGGCAACCGCCAAAGCGATACGCCACAGCCCCCGCTGA
- the nrfD gene encoding NrfD/PsrC family molybdoenzyme membrane anchor subunit: MAVADIEPITARIDPIEQRPPLVLGDATFRGITETVSRPIEWKPPVGWYVVLAISLSLLSLLGVSIAWLFWEGIGIWGNNVPVGWGFPIVNFVFWVGIGHAGTLISAVLFLFRQRWRTSINRTAEAMTIFAVMCALIFPGIHIGRPWLAYWMLPIPNQMAMWPQFRSPLMWDVFAVSIYGTVSVLFWYLGLVPDLATVRDRAKTRIRRLLYGFFALGWRGSHRQWLHYERAYLLLAGLATPLVLSVHSVVSFDFATSQLPGWHTTIFPPYFVAGAIFSGVAMVVTLMVFCRVVFKLKGLVTLLHFDRMAKLMLLTGSIVGFAYGIEFFIAWYSGNPYEQFAFINRAFGPYAWAYWIMVSCNVISPQLFWFRKARTNIVLLLIVSIFINIGMWFERFVIVVTSLHRDFLPSSWGYYVPTLWDTLTFLGSFGLFFTMFTLFVRFLPMVAISEVKGVLPEAKPH; the protein is encoded by the coding sequence ATGGCCGTCGCCGACATCGAACCGATCACTGCTCGTATTGATCCGATCGAGCAGCGGCCTCCTTTGGTTCTTGGCGACGCGACGTTTCGCGGCATCACCGAAACGGTCAGCCGGCCGATCGAGTGGAAGCCACCGGTCGGCTGGTACGTCGTTCTCGCCATCTCCCTCTCCCTCCTTTCGCTTCTCGGGGTCAGCATCGCCTGGCTGTTCTGGGAGGGCATTGGCATCTGGGGCAATAACGTGCCGGTGGGCTGGGGCTTCCCGATCGTCAACTTCGTCTTCTGGGTCGGCATCGGTCACGCCGGCACCCTGATCTCAGCGGTCCTGTTCCTCTTCCGCCAGCGTTGGCGGACCTCGATCAACCGCACCGCAGAGGCGATGACCATCTTTGCGGTGATGTGCGCCCTGATCTTCCCGGGCATCCACATCGGCCGCCCGTGGCTCGCCTACTGGATGCTGCCGATCCCCAACCAGATGGCGATGTGGCCGCAATTCCGCAGCCCGCTGATGTGGGATGTGTTCGCGGTGTCGATTTACGGCACCGTGTCGGTGCTGTTCTGGTACCTCGGCCTGGTGCCCGATCTGGCGACGGTGCGCGATCGCGCCAAGACCAGAATCCGCCGCCTGCTCTACGGCTTCTTCGCCCTCGGCTGGCGCGGCTCGCACCGCCAGTGGCTGCACTACGAGCGGGCCTATCTGCTCCTTGCCGGCCTGGCAACGCCGCTGGTGCTGTCGGTGCACTCGGTGGTGTCCTTCGACTTCGCCACCTCGCAGCTCCCGGGCTGGCACACCACCATCTTCCCGCCCTACTTCGTGGCCGGCGCGATCTTCTCCGGCGTCGCCATGGTGGTGACGCTGATGGTGTTCTGCCGCGTCGTCTTCAAGCTCAAGGGATTGGTGACGCTACTTCACTTCGACCGCATGGCGAAGTTGATGCTGCTGACCGGCAGCATCGTCGGTTTCGCCTACGGCATCGAGTTCTTCATCGCCTGGTACAGCGGCAATCCCTACGAACAGTTCGCCTTCATCAACCGCGCCTTCGGTCCCTATGCCTGGGCCTACTGGATCATGGTGAGTTGCAACGTGATCTCGCCGCAGCTCTTCTGGTTCCGCAAGGCACGCACCAACATCGTGCTGCTCTTGATCGTGTCGATCTTCATCAACATCGGCATGTGGTTCGAGCGCTTTGTGATCGTGGTGACTTCGCTACACCGCGACTTCCTGCCGTCGAGCTGGGGGTACTACGTTCCGACCCTGTGGGACACCCTCACCTTCCTCGGCAGCTTTGGCCTGTTCTTCACCATGTTCACCCTGTTCGTCCGCTTCCTGCCGATGGTCGCCATCTCGGAAGTCAAGGGCGTTCTGCCGGAAGCGAAGCCACACTGA